The Streptomyces sp. NBC_01317 genomic interval CTCCCGCACAGTTCCGCACGGTATCGCGTAAGTGAGTGGGTGACTTTGAAGTGCCCTCTTCCAGGGGCCTTGTGGCCGATGCATGCTGGTTTCGTGTGACCTTCCACGGACCACCTTTCAGATCAGGTTAATTGCCAGGGACAGGAGCCCGCATGGCCGACAAGGTCGACTCGTTTTCCGAGCTCGCGGACAAATTCTTCGAATACATCCAAGACATTCGCTACTGCACGATGATTACGGTGGACAAGAAGTCCCGCCCGCGCGCCCGGGTACTCCTGCCGATCTGGGAGACCGTGGACGGCAGACCGGTCGGCTGGCTCGCCGCGTACAAGACCCCGGTGAAGGTCGCCCACCTCGCCAACAACCCCCACACCACCTACGCGTACTGGAGCCCGCGCCAGAACGCCGTCTACGTCGACAGCGTCTCCACCTGGGCCGAGGACATGGAGACCAAGACCTACGCCTGGGAGCTGTACCAGAAGGGCAGCCCGCCCGGAGTGGGCTACGACCCCTACAACTTCTGGCGCGGCGGTCCCGCCGACCCGAAGTACCACGTCCTGCGCATCGACCCCTGGCGCGTACAGGTACTACGGGGCACCGACCTGAGCAGCCGCATCTGGACAAAACCCGAGGACGACAAGAACTGACCACCCGCCCACCCGCGACTTCCGCGTTCCGGCGGGTGGCGACGAGGCCTCTGATCCGCGGTCGCCGGGAGCCCCGCTGATAAAGGTGGAGCACCTCACGCACCGGTGCGTGTCCGTGCTGCTCAGGGGCTTGCTGCCTGGCCCGGACCGGCGGTCGCCCGCGGGCGGGGCCCTGAAGGAGGCCGTCCGCCGGCCGCCGAGGCCGCGAGGACGGAACGGGAACGTCGCGCACGAAGCGGAACGGCCCATAGCCCCTGGCAGCCGCGCGCAGGATACGGATCCGGTTCTCGACGCCGGTGGGGCCGATGCCGTCCAGCCGGAACCGGACAGGGGACCTCGCAGATCCAGGCCGGCGGCCGGCAGGACCACCGTGACGCCGGGCACCGGTGAGAAAGTGAGCACGGCCTCGGTCACGGCCGGCGCGTGAGCGGCCCGCCCGCGCACGGCAGCCGGATCGGCCACACATCTCGGGCCACCCGGCAACGAGTCGCACATCTTCCCCAACCGCTCGCCGTACGGCCGCGCTGGTCCTCGCCGCCGGCG includes:
- a CDS encoding pyridoxamine 5'-phosphate oxidase family protein, producing the protein MADKVDSFSELADKFFEYIQDIRYCTMITVDKKSRPRARVLLPIWETVDGRPVGWLAAYKTPVKVAHLANNPHTTYAYWSPRQNAVYVDSVSTWAEDMETKTYAWELYQKGSPPGVGYDPYNFWRGGPADPKYHVLRIDPWRVQVLRGTDLSSRIWTKPEDDKN